CCATGAGATGTGTGCCACAGGTTCACGGAGCCAGCAGAAATGCTTTTGAACACCTTAAAAATATGGCAGAAACAGAATTGAACTCAGTAACCGATAATCCAATTGTGCTAAGTGCCGAAGAATCTATTTCAGGAGGAAACTTCCACGGACAGCTGATGGCACTACCTTTAGATTACGCAACTTTGGCTGCCGCTGAATTAGGAAATATTTCAGATAGAAGAAGTTACTTATTACTGGAAGGGAAATACGGGCTTCCGAGGCTGCTTACAGAAAGTTCAGGACTGAACTCAGGATTCATGATTCCGCAATATACTTCTGCTGCCTTGGTTACAGAAAATAAGACCCTTTGTTTCCCGGCTTCTGCAGATTCTATTCCAACGAGTTTAGGACAGGAAGATCATGTATCAATGGGAAGTATTTCAGGGAGAAAATTCAATCAGGTTCTTGGAAACCTGGTGAATATCCTGGCGGTGGAACTGATGTTTGCTGCACAAGGTTTAGAGTTCAGAAGACCTTCCAAATGTTCAAAAATTATTGAGGAAAACTTTGCGGTTCTTCGTTCTAAAGTTAAAAAGCTGGAAGATGACAGGCTGATCGGGCAGGATATGCTGGCCATAGCGGAGTTGATCAACGAAAGAAAATTTATTGTTGAGGCTTAATTCAGTAAAAATGAAAAAAGTAATAACCGTTTTAAGTCTTTTTATAGGAGCTCTGGCATTTTCCCAAGCTTCGGAAGCAAAGGTTAAGGAGTTCATAAAAATTACCGGTGCGGATAAACTTGCAATTTCTTCTATGCAGACCTATATGGAGCAGTTTAAAAATAGTGCTCCCAATATTCCGGATGAATTCTGGAATGAGTTTGCAAGAGAATTCACAGCCGATAAAATGGTACAGCTGTATGTACCTATTTATGCTAAATACTATACGGAATCAGATATTGATGAACTCATAAAGTTCTATAAATCTCCTGTAGGGCAGAAAACAATTTCAGTGATGCCTTCAATTTTACAGGAAAGTATGGAAGCAGGCGGAAAAATGGGCAGGGATGTAGCAGAAAGAGTTATGGAAAAACTTGATAAAGAAAAGGGCTACACAAACCCGCCACCTCCTGCAGATTCTAAAAAGAAATAAATTTCAGGCTTCCTTATCATTGGGGAAGCTTTTATATTTTCGTAAAATAAATTTTTAAAATGTTGTCATGAACATAGAAAGAACAGACTCTTCCAATATAGATTTTCAGAATTTAGTAAAACATCTTGATGCTGATCTTGCTGTTCGTAACGGAGATGATCATGTATTTTTTAATCAGTTTAACAAAATCGATATGATCAGAAATTGCCTGGTAGCTTATATTGATGGCACCCCGGCAGCCTGTGGAGCGTTCAAAAAACTTTCTGAAGAAACTGTAGAAATCAAAAGAATGTATACCAGTCCGGAATTCAGAAAAAGAGGTCTGGCCACAGCTCTTGTACAGGAACTGGAAATCTGGGCTAAAGAGTTCGGTTTTAAAAAAGCTGTTCTGGAAACTTCTGCAGAACAGAATGAAGCGCTTTCCGTATATGAGAAAAGTGGGTTTTACAGAATTCCTAATTATGAACCGTATGTAGGCATTGATAAAAGTGTATGTTATGAAAAAGTATTTTAAAGCATCAGCTCAGGATAAGAATTTCCGATTAATTTAATGGAAGTTTGAAGCTGGAAGCTATGAAGGTTATTAAGTATAAATGTTTTTTTTATACTATTAAAGTTTTATAGTGACTGTTAATACCTATAACTAAAAGTAACTCCCAGCCTCCTTCTTCCAGCTTCCAATCAATATCCTTAAACTAAGCTCAGAGTAAATCAATAGCCGCAACAGGGGAAGATTAATATTCCTGTAATACTAAATTCATTTTTTACGCATTTGTAATTCACTTTAAAGTGTTATATTAGGATTCCAAATCAAAATATTAACCTATGAAAAAAAGTGTATTCTACCTTTTGCCCCTGTTCTTTGTTCTGAACTCATGTAATACGAATGAACTGCCAGGTGAAGGTTCAAAAATCGAAACTGTTCAGAAAGATCCTTTAACGGCAAAACAGATCAATGAAGAGATCAAAAATTCCATTAAAAATACCGGAAGCTTTAATTGGAAAGAAGCTTCTGACCATTTGTTATGGAGTGCCGTGTTTCGCGGAAATAAAATGGTTTCCATTGGTTTCGGAACTTCGGGAGAGGATTTCGACAGAAGCCTTTCTGCCAACAGTAGAGAGATGGAAGATGAAATTTTAAATGTCATCAGAAAATCGGAAGGAAAAGAAAGAGGAGATGCTTTGATTTCTTCAGACAAATACCTCAATCAAATTGATGTTCTGATTGAAAAAGAAGAAACCTTAACTGCTCTCCGCCAGATGAAGACGATA
This region of Chryseobacterium vaccae genomic DNA includes:
- a CDS encoding GNAT family N-acetyltransferase, which gives rise to MNIERTDSSNIDFQNLVKHLDADLAVRNGDDHVFFNQFNKIDMIRNCLVAYIDGTPAACGAFKKLSEETVEIKRMYTSPEFRKRGLATALVQELEIWAKEFGFKKAVLETSAEQNEALSVYEKSGFYRIPNYEPYVGIDKSVCYEKVF
- a CDS encoding DUF2059 domain-containing protein, coding for MKKVITVLSLFIGALAFSQASEAKVKEFIKITGADKLAISSMQTYMEQFKNSAPNIPDEFWNEFAREFTADKMVQLYVPIYAKYYTESDIDELIKFYKSPVGQKTISVMPSILQESMEAGGKMGRDVAERVMEKLDKEKGYTNPPPPADSKKK